A single region of the Betta splendens chromosome 12, fBetSpl5.4, whole genome shotgun sequence genome encodes:
- the LOC114866641 gene encoding ephrin type-A receptor 5 translates to MQSRWWSCGVRLAAWTWIWSVALLGTRCIPANEVNLLDSRSVIGDLGWVAYPKNGWEEIGEVDEDYAPIHTYQVCRVMEQNQNNWLHTNWILTEGAQRVFIELKFTLRDCNSLPGGVGTCKETFNMYYYETDGDEEETDDGEMRDGTGMTEEEDRVMKESRYVKIDTIAADESFTELDLGDRVMKLNTEVRDLGPLSHKGFYLAFQDLGACIALVSVRVFYKRCPFLVKSLAEFPDTIPGSEASQLVEVVGRCVNNSIPLYEPPRMHCSTEGEWLVPIGKCVCQPGFEEINGSCQVCKAGFYRSLLESVACSKCPPHSVARQTGATSCGCDDGYYKIDSDPPNMACTRPPSAPRNAISNVNETSVFLEWSVPMETGGRKDVRYNILCRRVLPDGRGLEECGAGVRFLPRRVGLSNTSVMVADLQSHTNYSLLLEAVNGVSEQAREHSKQYVTLNVTTNQAAPSPVSVVRKGHTGKSSISVSWAEPDRPNGIILEYEIKYFEKEQDSSYTIIKSKETEMVVEGLKPSSVYIFQVRARTSAGYGAFSRRFEFQTSPYLTATSERAQASIVAVAITLALVLLAVVAGFLLSGRRCGYSKAKQDPEEEKMHFHNGHIKFPGVRTYIDPLTYEDPNQAVHEFAQEIDVSFISIERIIGAGEFGEVCSGPLRLPGKREMQVAIKTLKAGYTEQQRRDFLWEASIMGQFNHPNIIRLEGVVTKSKPVMIITEYMENGSLDTFLKKNDGQFTVIQLVGMQRGIASGMRYLSDMGYVHRDLAARNILVNSNLVCKVSDFGLSRVLEDDPEAAYTTRGGKIPIRWTAPEAIAYRKFTSASDVWSYGIVMWEVMSYGERPYWEMSNQDVIKAVEESYRLPGPMDCPEALYHLMMDCWQRERSSRPKFDEIVCLLDKFIRNPSSLKKLVNSSHRVSNLLVEHASVEGDGSTRSQTVGEWLDSIKMGRYTELFMEGGYSSLETVAQMTSEDLRRVGVNLAGHQKKIITSIQEMRVHMNSTSSTVKI, encoded by the exons TGAACCTACTGGATTCTCGCTCTGTGATTGGGGATCTAGGATGGGTGGCCTACCCTAAGAATGGG TGGGAGGAGATTGGTGAAGTAGATGAGGACTACGCCCCCATTCACACCTACCAAGTGTGCCGGGTcatggagcagaaccagaacaactGGCTGCACACCAACTGGATCCTGACGGAGGGAGCGCAGCGGGTTTTCATCGAGCTCAAGTTCACCCTGAGAGACTGCAACAGCCTCCCTGGAGGCGTCGGGACCTGCAAGGAGACGTTCAACATGTACTACTACGAAACCGACGGcgacgaggaggagacggacgACGGCGAGATGCGGGACGGGACCGGCATGACGGAGGAGGAAGACCGGGTCATGAAGGAGAGCAGATACGTCAAAATCGACACCATAGCGGCCGACGAGAGCTTCACCGAGCTGGACCTGGGCGACCGCGTGATGAAGCTCAACACCGAAGTCCGCGATTTGGGCCCGTTGAGCCACAAAGGCTTCTACCTGGCCTTCCAGGACCTGGGCGCCTGCATCGCCCTGGTCTCGGTGCGCGTCTTCTACAAGCGCTGCCCCTTCCTGGTGAAGAGCCTGGCCGAGTTCCCCGACACCATCCCGGGCTCGGAGGCCTCGCAGCTGGTGGAGGTGGTCGGCCGCTGCGTCAACAACTCCATCCCCTTGTACGAGCCTCCCAGGAtgcactgcagcacagagggagagtGGCTGGTGCCCATCGGGAAGTGCGTGTGCCAGCCGGGCTTCGAGGAAATCAACGGATCGTGTCAAG TCTGCAAAGCGGGATTTTACCGCTCGCTGCTGGAGTCCGTGGCCTGCAGTAAATGTCCACCTCACAGCGTGGCCAGGCAGACGGGGGCCACGTCCTGCGGCTGCGACGACGGATACTACAAGATCGACTCCGACCCTCCTAACATGGCCTGTACAC GCCCCCCCTCCGCGCCGCGCAACGCCATCTCCAACGTCAACGAGACCAGCGTGTTCCTGGAGTGGTCCGTTCCCATGGAGACGGGCGGCAGGAAGGACGTGCGCTACAACATCCTGTGCAGGCGGGTGCTGCCCGACGGCAGGGGCCTGGAGGAGTGCGGCGCCGGCGTCCGCTTCCTGCCGCGCCGCGTGGGCCTCTCCAACACCTCGGTGATGGTGGCCGACCTGCAGTCGCACACCAACTACAGCCTCCTGCTGGAGGCCGTCAACGGCGTGTCGGAGCAGGCCAGGGAGCACAGCAAGCAGTACGTGACGCTCAACGTGACCACCAATCAGGCAG ccccCTCTCCAGTCAGCGTCGTGAGGAAAGGCCACACAGGGAAGAGCAGCATCTCCGTCTCGTGGGCAGAGCCCGATCGGCCCAACGGCATCATTCTGGAGTATGAGATCAAGTATTTTGAAAAG GAGCAGGACTCCAGTTACACCATAATCAAGTCCAAGGAGACCGAGATGGTGGTGGAGGGCCTCAAGCCGTCTTCAGTCTACATCTTCCAG GTTCGAGCCAGGACCTCTGCGGGCTACGGCGCCTTCAGCCGACGCTTTGAGTTCCAGACCAGCCCTTACT TAACCGCTACCAGCGAACGCGCCCAGGCCTCCATCGTGGCGGTGGCCATCACGCTGGCGCTGGTTCTACTGGCAGTGGTCGCTGGATTCCTGCTCAGCGGACG TCGGTGCGGCtacagcaaagcaaagcaggatCCTGAAGAGGAGAAGATGCACTTCCACAATGGTCACa tcaAATTCCCAGGGGTGCGCACCTACATCGACCCTCTCACCTACGAAGACCCCAACCAGGCCGTGCACGAGTTTGCACAGGAGATTGATGTGTCGTTCATCTCCATAGAGAGGATTATTGGAGCCG GGGAGTTTGGGGAGGTGTGCAGCGGACCTCTGAGGCTCCCGGGCAAGAGAGAAATGCAGGTGGCCATTAAGACCTTGAAAGCAGGCTACaccgagcagcagagacgcgacTTCCTGTGGGAGGCATCGATCATGGGCCAGTTTAACCACCCAAACATCATCCGTCTGGAGGGCGTGGTGACCAAAA GCAAACCAGTGATGATTATCACTGAATACATGGAGAACGGATCACTGGACACGTTCCTTAAG aaGAACGACGGCCAGTTCACTGTGATCCAGCTGGTGGGAATGCAGCGTGGCATCGCGTCCGGCATGAG GTACCTGTCTGACATGGGATACGTCCACCGTGACCTGGCGGCTCGGAACATCCTGGTCAACAGCAACCTCGTGTGTAAAGTCTCCGACTTCGGCCTGTCGCGAGTCCTGGAGGACGACCCGGAGGCCGCGTACACCACGCGG GGAGGCAAGATTCCCATTCGCTGGACGGCTCCGGAGGCGATCGCGTACAGGAAGTTCACGTCCGCCAGCGACGTGTGGAGTTACGGGATAGTGATGTGGGAGGTGATGTCGTACGGAGAGAGGCCGTACTGGGAGATGTCCAATCAAGAC GTGATCAAGGCGGTGGAGGAGAGCTACAGGTTGCCAGGTCCCATGGACTGCCCCGAGGCTCTGTACCACCTGATGATGGACTGCTGGCAGCGCGAACGCAGCAGCCGCCCCAAGTTCGACGAGATCGTCTGTCTGTTGGACAAATTCATCCGCAACCCGAGCTCATTGAAGAAGCTGGTGAACTCGTCACACAG GGTGTCCAACCTGCTGGTGGAACACGCCAGCGTGGAAGGAGACGGCAGCACTCGCAGCCAGACGGTAGGAGAGTGGCTGGACTCCATCAAAATGGGCCGCTACACTGAGCTCTTCATGGAGGGCGGCTACTCCTCACTGGAAACGGTGGCTCAGATGACGTCAGA AGATTTGAGGAGAGTAGGGGTGAACCTGGCTGGACATCAGAAAAAAATCATCACTAGCATTCAGGAGATGAGAGTCCATATGAACAGCACCAGCTCCACTGTAAAAATCTGA